A region of the Elusimicrobia bacterium HGW-Elusimicrobia-1 genome:
TGCACTGCCTTTATAATATTTTCTACCTGATGCATTGATCCGCCGGCAAGTCCCGTCTGATAAAATCCGGCCGAGAGCCACTCGTAGTAATTCGTAGCCGCTCCGTCTATTTTTACGCTCAGAAAGTCGGCGGGTTCAAGTATGGGAGGTCCGGTACGGCGGCCGGTTTTAATGGCTATTTCCAGATTGCCGGGCGTGGCAGAACCGAGAACTTCGTAAATCTTTTTGAGGTGCGACCTGTAAAGCAAGTCAAAAAGGGTGTCCTGCTGGGAACCGTGGTCGTCGCCATACCACCAATTCCAATCGCTTCCTTCGGCGGCGTAAAGGTGCTCCATCGCCTCTTTTACGGCCTCCGAGGACTCATTGCCGGGGTTTTTTCGGATGTAGGCGGCAATGAACTCTCTGGCTTCGTAAAGACGGTCCCACGAGGCATTATCTTCGCTATGGCCTATCCATATGGCGAAATTTGCGTTAATCCAGGAGCCGGCGTGAAGTCGGTTCAGCCGGGACGAAGCCGGATGGCTTTCGAGATAATCCGAGTATGTGACCGTTTCTATGTCTTTATCGTCGGATATGCGTCCCAAAAGCTCCCGAAGGAAATCTTCGCCGTCGTTGGGGTAATATTCCCAGCAATTTTCTCCGTCGAGAATCACGTTTACCAAAGGCGGATTGCCGCCGCGACGGTTTTTCTTTATACCGTCGAGCCGCTTCATGAAATCCGTAGCCGCCGCGGCCGGCGACCATCCCGAATAGACAAAACCTATGGCGTCCGACAGAGCGTGGTCCCTGAAAAACATATCGATGTGCCCGCCCGACGGAGAATCCATTCGCCACGGCTCGTAAATGGCGGCGCGGGAATCCGTCGGGGACATTGATGCCGCAAGGGATCTAAAAAGCACTTCTTCGTCGGTGGCAAGCCATCGAACGCCGCAATCGGCGAACATCAGGGCGACTTCTTCGCTCACGCTGCCCTCGGACGGCCAAAAACCCCGCGGACGGATTCCGAACCGGCTCTCGTAGAAATCCGCTGCTTTGAGTATCTGCGCCCGCGCGTCCTCGGGACGGCGAAAACGGTTGGCGGGCAACTGCGCCGACGGTATCGACATTCTGGCTGTGTCCGTGTCGCAAAGAAGAGGAAGTATGGGGTGATAGAACGGCGTGGTCGATATTTCGGCGCGGCCGGCCGTCTGTAAATCCCTGTGTTTCGGAATTACCGCTCCGCAAATTTCAAGATGCTTTCTTATTAAAGTCGACTTTTCTTCCTCGGTAAAGTTCTTCCCCTTTTTGAAAAGCCCGTCGATAAAAGCGTCTTTTCTGCGCCAGTAAGGATCGGTCCATGCCAGATTAAACCACACTTGCAGGTCCCGCCAGTCCTGTTTCTTGAATCCGGAAGCGGCGCGTTTAATATCTGCCGGCGATGTCGAGCGGCCCCGTGCTTGAAGAAGCTCCGCGTATCTGGGATGGCGCTCAACCATGGTGCCGTAATTGGCCATAAAAAAATTCTCCAGAATGAAAACCGCGTCCGACGCGGACAGGGAGGAAGCATCGGCCAGCGTGGCTTCTATGACTTT
Encoded here:
- a CDS encoding glycoside hydrolase; its protein translation is MPALRLAFLWHQHQPCYKNPISGYYEMPWTRLHAVKDYYDLAAILDDFPAIKFNINLVPSLMLQLEDYASGGARDKVIEATLADASSLSASDAVFILENFFMANYGTMVERHPRYAELLQARGRSTSPADIKRAASGFKKQDWRDLQVWFNLAWTDPYWRRKDAFIDGLFKKGKNFTEEEKSTLIRKHLEICGAVIPKHRDLQTAGRAEISTTPFYHPILPLLCDTDTARMSIPSAQLPANRFRRPEDARAQILKAADFYESRFGIRPRGFWPSEGSVSEEVALMFADCGVRWLATDEEVLFRSLAASMSPTDSRAAIYEPWRMDSPSGGHIDMFFRDHALSDAIGFVYSGWSPAAAATDFMKRLDGIKKNRRGGNPPLVNVILDGENCWEYYPNDGEDFLRELLGRISDDKDIETVTYSDYLESHPASSRLNRLHAGSWINANFAIWIGHSEDNASWDRLYEAREFIAAYIRKNPGNESSEAVKEAMEHLYAAEGSDWNWWYGDDHGSQQDTLFDLLYRSHLKKIYEVLGSATPGNLEIAIKTGRRTGPPILEPADFLSVKIDGAATNYYEWLSAGFYQTGLAGGSMHQVENIIKAVHYGFDLNNLYIRIDTNLLKEPAKLDQCEFCVKFLNPEGLSVKISFDSRKALKRYAVERPSMAAIMLEGADAEMLAAASKVVEMAVPFEFCGTSRGEKLDFAVILLQNGNELERWPYQRIFSIKHPSEDDFSNVWSV